TATTGGTTTAgaatatcggttatcggtttacgaatttgataaaccgataactgaaccgataagatatcggttaatcggttatcaATCATTATCGgctcggttatcggtttacccgataagataactcaatctagagttaagcataaaagagaagacaattcactggagttaaaaaaaaaaaaaaaaagacaagatTCACATATAATATACTACTCATTTCTGCGTTATGTCCGGAGTGGCCACAACTAGAATAGTACTAATTCTTTAACAACAGTTGTCCAAATACATTAATAATAATACAAAGTAGTAAAAATTTCACCTTAAAATTAACAAGTCCAAACATATAGTACTAACAATACAAGATAAATTAGATGTTGTTTGTCAAATGCCTAACTTGAAAAAATAAACTATAGAGCAAAACCTTGATCTGTGCATGAGCAATATTaacacagaaaagaaaaacatctagAAGGCAAGAAAATGTTATCCTGTTATCAAAGCTCAGCatattgtacaaaagaataaTGTTTAAAAATATACCCGAAACTGATGAAGATTGTCGATTGAGAATTGATAAGTGCGAAGAGAAATTTGTAGTAGGTCTAGGTTGCACAACGTGAGCTCACAAAattaagaaacaaaaaaaaaagaatcattaACAGTCAAAAATACTAATATGAAGATGAATTTTGTTATAGAATTAAAAGCCTAATGTATAAGACTAAAGACTTACGCTAGGAGTAACTAACAAGGTCTatgaagaatgaagatgaagcaactgaAGAGTGCGGCTGAGAAAGAATAGGAGAGCATGAACTGAAGCCCTAACATATGTATATACTAAGGGTAAAGTtataattttattaattcttattgggttatcggttaacctattaacaaaattggcaaaccgcggcccgaaccgataacccaataatgaAAAAATTCTAAACcgttaccgaaccgttaacccaataatccgataccgataacccaataaacaattaacggttcgggttatcAGTTTTACCCGTTATATGCCCAGCTTTACTACCACTGGTCTTAGGGTGTCCATCAATATATATACCcattattttaaatatatatatgcattttTCCGAAGTTATCGGGGATTAGTAACCCTCCTACCCTAAGTGTAAGAATTCAATTAAAAGATTCGAGCCCTAGATACAGAGTCACCTTTATTTAAAAGTGCTTTACCTTGAATGTGGAATTTTCCGACTTGAGTCGAATTTAATCGGATCCTCATACGAATACCGGACGTAAACCAAAAAAAGAATAAGAATTCAATTAAAGCTTAAGATTAATTCgagaaaattaattaattaaatagtCAATTAGTTATTATATATAGAAagcaaaactataaatacacacAAACAAAAGCCGTGAGTCGCAAGTAATAAAGAAAGGGCTTCGTCTTGTTTTGAAGTTACAACTCAATTGCCTATATACTGACGCCATCTTAACGAGTAACCTTATTCTAAAGTTTACTCACTACGATTCTCTTCAATCATTTTTTTAATATCTTTTCCAATCATTTACTTCCCTCATTTTCCTATAAATTCCCATCCTTTTCCTCTCTTATCCTAATTCCTTTTCCTACGATATCCATTTCCCATTTTTCCTATGGCGGAGGAATTTCAAGAATCCgaaattatttttcaagaaaatattacAAAAGACGAAGTTGATGAAAGAAATGAAGAGTATTACGACTTTCGAAATACCAAGAAGCTACCGAAGAGAAAGAAGCAAAAGCGAATTTCCAATTCTGTCCCCGTTAATATCCCGGAGAATTTATCGAGAAATAATTCATGGGTCAAGTACGTGGAAAATGATTCGGATTTTTTGGGAGACGAAAGTGACGGAGAAATGGTGCCGCCCCACGTCATCACCGGCCGGAGAATCGCCGGAAAAATGATGACATTTTCTGTTTGTACTGGTTATGGAAGAACACTTAAGGGAAGAGATTTGAGTCAAGTAAGGAATTCAATTCTTAGGATGACTGGTTTTCTTGAAACGTAACGTTAGAGTTCAGTTGAgaggaaaaaaggggaaaaaaatatatttttcgttctatttttttttttttgagttccAATTATTGGAATCTCATTTCCATTCATCATTGTAATGGAGAAAATACAaagaatttaaagaaaaactCATTCCTTTAGTTAGAAATTAAATTTCGATAAAAATATCCAAAAGGAATACTTAATTACATCGTGATTTGAATTTTATTATCCTTATTTGTAAGTTACATTTGTTAAGCTAAGGTGAAAATTAAAACCTCTCCTTGTGCTAACGTCATGACACGTGTCGCATCTGAAGTAGAAGACGTAGTCGGCAGTATACACagattcaaaatttaaattttataggTTAATTCAAGATGCCACTGAACCTAATGATTATTTGATTTATTAATTAtgaatttaatatatatacatatttaataGATAATTCTTAAAATATATACAGAGTCTTAGCCAAAGTTATTAGATTTGACAAAATCCATAGCTTATACTGTACATTTACGTGTGCCTCTTAGTTAAATGTTACATTAAAGAGCCTGATCTTGGCTCTTTAACATGGTATTCATTCTCGTTCGACTCCTGAAATCACCTTTCGAGTTGTAATAATTGATCAAGATCAAAATATTGCTAAATTTCCTATATCAATAATGGTTCCTTATATGGTGTTAGGCAATCTGCACTGAACGCCAGAGAAAATGATGGATTTGCAAATCCAGgttggtttggagtaggtttctGTTAAGATGCTGCAGAAATGCACATTGCGCCAGTTATGGCACAGTGTTTGTGTTTTTTTTGAGATTTTTTTGTCTCATATTCAGACACAGCCAAACACAAACAACTGGTTTTAAAGGGGTGACAAGACTTATGTTTATTTTGGAAATGTGTAATAATTGTGAAATGTACACATTTAAATGTATGAAAAATACACATCAATACATTGTATGCAATTTTTTAATGAGTGACGgtttatattattcaatacccctccggtttattttatttgattttttggtatttttttgtggtgtacaatatttaattttttcagaTATATAGAAAGAATTAACTTCTTTTTTCCAAAGGTATCTTTAGAGTAAAGAGCCTAAGagtatttgttatatttttaacGAACGAATTACAGTTAATATGAACGATTATATTGTTAATTAATGCAAAAGATCGATAAGTtctttaatatgtgtgaaaacaaccaaaaaatcaattaaagtggaccGTAGAGAGTATTAACAGATGGTATAATCGTCATGTTGCGCTAGCTTGTATGCATCTCAATTATTTTCTCGCGAGGCCTGCTACTCCCACTAGCACAAGTGGTAATTTTATTCACCAAGGCTTTGGACAAATGGAAAAAATACCGAGTATTTTTGTCTCGATTTGATCATGAGACTTTATGGTTTTCAATCAACTTCATAATataagtaaatttttttttttatcttgaaATTACTTTTTAATAATATGTTAATTATTTCTTAATCTTGAAGTTATTTTAGCCTTAAGAAAATGACATAATCCCTGCTGGATGCTAGGAGGCCAACAGGTTTCATGGATAAAGTCAGAAAGTTTATCCAACAATTAAGCAAAACTCATAGGATAGCTTTATAGGGAGAATATTTTCCTTAAATTTCTACATGTGAAAATCTGACATAACATAAGtaacaaggaataaaataagGTTTAAATAGGATTAATGATCTGAAAGTTTGTTGTTTAACGTACCATATAGTCGACATGATTACTGCATATTCTGGCAGAAAAAGACAAATTAAGGCACTATCAAATTGAGATTATAAAATAACTAAAAGTCAAAAACAGTATGATGATTTGGATATCCAAATCTGATAGGTGTTTCGAAGATATGCTAACAACTGTTATTTTTAACCAGGCtaatacaacaacaacccagtataatttcACTATTAGGATCTGggaagggtaatgtgtacgcagaccttacccctatcctgaggtagagaggttgtttccaaataaaCTCTCggtatccttccctccaagaactcttcaccttgctcttgggatgactcgaactcacaacctcgtggttggaagtggaggttgcttaccatcattATTAACCAGGCTAATAATGATGAGCTAAACCCAGACCGAAAATTTTAAAattctatatatatattgttcattatgttatttttgatgagccaagaaaattttaggcgattcgaggACGGTCGACTGAATTCATAAAGATGACCTGGACATTAtcatataaaaaatcaaaaatcatgctgaattcctattttatggccttAAAACGCTAAAAACAAGGAACGTTCACGAAAAAgtaatgactattgttcatttgGTTGTTTCTGATTggccacaaaattttaggcgattcaagGCAGTCGCCCGAATTCATAAAGATGGCGTACACATTAGCAcgcgaaaaataaaaaatcatgttGAATTCccgttttatggccctaaaatgccaaaaaacgaggaacgatcatggaTAAGCAATTACTAAGGTTCATTAGGTCGCTGATGGAAATCGTATTGAATTCCTGTTACATGgtcctaaaacaccaaaaaacgagaaacggtcatggagaagcgatgactattgttcattagttCATTCCTGATAGGCCAACACAATTTAGGCAATTCGGGGCTGTTTGCCTAAATTCATAAAGATGGCGTGGACATTAGCACACAAAAAATCGAAAATCTTGTTGAATTCCCGTTTTATagtcctaaaatgccaaaaaatgatgAACGATTATGGAGAAGAaatgactattattcattaggtcatttCTGATGGGCCCAAATTTTTTTGATGATTCGAGGTCAGTTgcccgaattcatgaagatggcaCATATATTAGCACACAGAAAATTAGAAATCGTGTCGAATTCTTGTTTTGTgaccctaaaataccaaaaataaggAACAATCATGGAGAAACAATGATTATGGTTaattaggtcatttttatggggCCACAAAATATTATGTGATTCAGAGCCCGTCTCCCGAATTCATGAAGACGACGTGAACATTAGCATATGAAATCAGAAATCATGCTGAATTCatgttttatggtcctaaaatgtcaaaaattAAGGAACAATAAAGGAGAAGCAAGGACTATTGCTCACTGGGTCGTTTCTGATGGACCCACAAAATTTTAGACAATTTTGAGCCCGTCTCCCGAGTTCATGAAGATTGTGTGGacattagcacacgaaaaattaGAAATCATTctaaattcctattttatggccctaaaatgccaaaaataagaAACATTCATGGAGAAGCAATGATTATTATTCATTAGTCATTTCAGATGGGCccaaaaaattttaggcgattcagggcccgtcgcccgaattcatgaagatggcgtAGAAATTAGCACACAAAAAATCAGATATcgtgttgaatttttattttatggaCCTAAAACGCCAAACACAAGGAACAATGCAGAAACATTGACTATGGTTTATTAGGCCGTTTCTTATGGGCacacaaaattttaggtgattcggggTCCATCacccgaattcatgaagatgacatggacataaaatcacaaaaaattgaaaatcatgttgaatttttgttttattgttctaaaatgaaaaaaatgaggaacggtcatggaaaAGAAATGACTATTTTTCATTATTTCGTTTTCGATGGGCTTACAAAACTTTAAGCAATTCGGGGTCGgtcgcccgaattcatgaagatATTGTGGACATTAGTGTACGaaaaattagaaatcatgctGAATATATGTTTTACGGCCCTAACATGCCAAAacatgaggaacggtcatggagaaGCAATGACTATTATTCATTACGTCATTTCTAGtgggcccacaaaattttagACGATTCAAGGGTGgtcgcccgaattcatgaagatggcgtAGATATTAGCACATGAAAAATCAGAAATCATGTTGAATTCCtgtttatggccctaaaacatcAAAAATGAGGAATGGCCATGGAGAAGCACTGGCTATTGTTCATTACACGTTTCTGATGGGCCCACAAATTGTAGCCGGATTTGGGGCGTGGACATTAGCACACGAATAATCAAAATCGTgttgaattcctgttttatggccctaaaacgccaaaaaatgaggaacaacCATGTACAAGCCataactattgttcattaggtcgtttATGATGGGCCCACAAAATTGCGATTCGTGCTCGGTCtcccgaattcatgaagatggtgTGGACATTAGCACAGGAAAAATCAGAAATCATATCAAATTCCTGTTTTATgtccctaaaacgccaaaaatgagAAACTTTCATTAAGAAGctatgactattgttcattagctCATTTCTGATAGATCCATAATATTTTAGGCGATTCAAGTCGGCTACCGAAATTCATGAAGATAACATGGATATTAGCAGACAAAAATGAGAAATCATGctaaattcctattttatggtcctaaaatgtcaaaaaataaggaacggtcatgAAAAAACAATGACCTTTGTTCATTAGATCGTTTCTAGAGGCCTACAAAATTTTTAGATGATTCAGGGTCGGCACACAAAAAATGGAAAATCGtgttgaattcctattttatgccctaaaatgctaaaaaatgaggaacgatcacGAAGATGCAATGGATATTGTTTATTAGGTCATTTATAATGTGCCTacaaatttttaggcgattcggggcCCGTTGCTTGAATTTATGAAGATGCCATAGacattagcacacgaaaaatAAGAAATCATGTTGAATTCAATTTTATTGCCTAATACGCCAAAAAATGAGAAACGACCACAGAGAAGAAATgattattgttcattaggtcatttcaGGTAGGCTCACAAAATTTTAGACAATTCGGGACCTGTCTCTCCAATTCATGAAGATGACATAGATATTGCAAATGAAAAAGTGCAATCGTGCTGAACTTTtattttatggccttaaaatgccaaaaatgaggaTATGTCATGTAGAAGCCATAAATATTCTTCATTAGGTCGTTTTTATGGccccacaaaattttaggcaattcaggctCGATGAATATTGTTCGTTAGGTTGTTTTTATGGGCATAAAAGTTTAGGAGATTCGGGGCCGATCGCCCAAAGTCATACAGATGGCATGTAATTcttgttttatggccctaaaataccaaaaaatgaggaacgttCATGAAAAAACGATGATTATTTCCCACTAGGTCGTTCTTGATGGGCCCGAAAATTCTTAGGAGATTTGGGGCCAGTTAtccgaattcatgcagatggtgTGGATCATGCAAATGCCATGAATAAGGAATAGTGCACACGAATATCTGGGAATCGTCTTGCATTcgtgttttatggccctaaaacgccaaaaaataagGAATAGTGATGATGAAGCGATGCCTATggttcattatgtcatttttgatgggcctacaaaattttaggagattcgagATCAGTCGCACGAATTCATGCAAATGCCATGGACTTTAGCATACGAAAACTTAGGAATCGTcttgaattcctgttttatggccctaaaatgccaaaaaggaGGAACGGTCATGGAAAAAAGCTGACTATTGTTCACTAGGTCATTTTATGGGCatgcaaaattttaggagattcagGGCTGGTTGGAGAaattcatgcagatggcgtggactacaacacatgaaaatctgggaatcgtgCTGAGTTCTTGTTTTGTAATCCTAAAATGCAAAAAAAGGAATGATCATGATTGTAAGGACCCGCAAATATTTACCTAAAACCCGAGGTTTTGTGGTACCGAGGTAAGCTAATGTATTTTGAGAAGCTCGTCGCGGTGCAGACTTTTGAGGTCGCTCAGTCGAGGAGTTGAAAGAAAAAGTTTGCAGAATATGGCAGTTCTATGGTCcactatgcgaccgcagaaccagTTTGTAGACTGCAGCTCTATCGAAGATTGAAGCAGAAAGATTTGCCAATTTTGGGGACCGTTATGCAGCCGCAGAATCGTTTTGCACGCCGCAGATCTCATCGCAGATCTTATATAAGAAATTTCGGAAGGCGGTTCTACTGTCCATTATGTGGCCGCAGAATTGGTCTGCGGACCGCAGACCTGTCGCAGAGTGAAGCAGAAATGCCTAGTTCTGGAGGGCCATTATGTGATCCATTTTGAGGACCGCAGAAgatgctgtcacgacccaaaccgatgggccgcgacgggcatccggtaccttactccatcgagtaccaacataacttATTCTTTTgcgtcatactatcatagataactaagCCGAAGaggctgccgtgagataagtagaatacaacatgaaataccaacttatacataagacatactaACTTATACATgatataagaccaaaataaccacttgtacactgaacataggccaacaaggctatacaatcttttacgaacatgacatctgtctacaagcctctaagaatacataattgtcataaaggtcgggacagagccccgccataccaaacaatacacgtctaaatcatactgaccaaacaagtaaCTCTGGAGCAAATGAaatgcaccaacatcttccactacGTTGATAGCTttcttggaggactctcaacctgtctatcgggacctgcgtgcatgaaatgcagcatccccatgcaaaagggacatcagtacaaataacgtatcgagtatgtaaggaatgaaaaacAATAAACAATAgatatgagagaaacatggagtaaaaactcatcatgtatatctgaatagctctgtgaatcattaaTATGTATAAtgccatgcatatgcgtatagatgtcatgtcgtgcataggtacatgtgttcataacatcatcaagcctctgagggcatcccatcatatcatatcgaccacttgagaaaaatcatcaatgtataccagctgatcaggtagtggtacgtatataacgccgtaacctttttccatatcccatatatatatatatatatatatatataacaccgtctggtcatgggtcaatgtacatgtataaatgaatgcaatacatgagaagtacatcaataaaatctctcggaatgtcataagaccattatgcctttgataatatcatgaagtaaactttatcaacttacgtattttctgagacccatgaaccgACAATAGAACAATAAGACATAAGGGAACTCAAGAACAtgggcacc
This genomic stretch from Nicotiana sylvestris chromosome 9, ASM39365v2, whole genome shotgun sequence harbors:
- the LOC104227008 gene encoding protein S40-1 translates to MAEEFQESEIIFQENITKDEVDERNEEYYDFRNTKKLPKRKKQKRISNSVPVNIPENLSRNNSWVKYVENDSDFLGDESDGEMVPPHVITGRRIAGKMMTFSVCTGYGRTLKGRDLSQVRNSILRMTGFLET